In the Hordeum vulgare subsp. vulgare chromosome 7H, MorexV3_pseudomolecules_assembly, whole genome shotgun sequence genome, one interval contains:
- the LOC123410245 gene encoding U-box domain-containing protein 35-like: MEIEEDSGETAPEMEVSTVAIAVSGSRSSRHALRWALDKFVPGGRVLFRILHVRPPLTMVPTPMGNYIPVSQVRDEVASAYREELEWQARNMLLPYKKMCAQRQVEAEAVLLESDDVPAAISEEIDKFNIGKLVLGSSSRSIFRRKLKGSKTATKISECIPSFCTAYVVSKGKLSFVHSAASDRCETPRSISSSTVSSPSSTSLSSAPSESADRNGAAAVLFRQSSLLSQRDHALANINRSANRGASPSGSAGSEISYHADTNPVSNSHSITSVAQFSSSSSGDSVYRSFRRDSFPDTSDLQAAVSEVATNLEHSHDKDDLKLQIESMKVKLRHLQKLHECAHTEPVDSTQKLHNNLGIQRVADEVKLREIDLTEEMVRRLLRRMEREEEEAAEREAQPIQSSSEHKATEGDGDHQTAGEINTGLKSAGRCLTKYNRYSWEHIQAATSSFSSDLVIGKGTYGTVYKAKFQHTVAAVKVLNSLEGFGTQQLQQELEVLGKIRHPHLLLLLGACPERGCVVYEYMENGSLDDALHRGNGTPPLAWYDRVRVAWEVATAVAFLHSARPDPIIHRDLKPANILLDRNLASKVGDVGLSTALLRHPGPGGGGGQQQSTMVRNTAPVGTFCYIDPEYQRTGAVSAKSDVYALGVVVLQLLTGRTSPLGLAHAMETALEEDGDDSSFAEMLDAAAGEWPPEEARELALLALQCAEMRRKDRPGLHEHVLPALERIKGVAARAARETKALFLRSVSAAAAGAPGHFLCPILQEIMEDPCVAADGYTYDRKAIETWVSMKDKSPMTNLRLPSRSLIPNHSLRSAIMDWRSKNT; this comes from the exons ATGGAGATCGAGGAGGACTCCGGCGAGACGGCGCCGGAGATGGAGGTGAGCACGGTGGCCATCGCGGTGAGCGGGAGCAGGAGCAGCAGGCACGCGCTCAGGTGGGCCCTCGACAAGTTCGTGCCCGGCGGGAGGGTCCTCTTCCGGATCCTGCATGTCCGCCCGCCCCTCACCATGGTGCCCACGCCAA TGGGCAACTACATCCCGGTCTCGCAAGTGCGCGACGAAGTAGCTTCGGCGTACAGAGAAGAACTGGAATGGCAAGCAAGGAATATGTTGCTACCGTACAAGAAGATGTGTGCTCAGAGACAG GTGGAGGCTGAAGCCGTTTTACTTGAATCTGATGATGTGCCTGCTGCTATAAGCGAGGAAATCGACAAATTCAACATTGGCAAGCTGGTCTTGGGCTCTTCGTCGAGAAGCATATTCCGAAG GAAGCTCAAAGGAAGCAAGACTGCAACCAAAATATCTGAATGCATTCCAAGCTTCTGTACAGCATACGTGGTTTCAAAGGGCAAACTTTCATTCGTGCACTCGGCTGCATCTGATAGATGTGAAACACCCAGGTCCATTTCTTCTTCAACCGTTTCCTCTCCTAGTTCCACAAGCCTTTCCAGTGCACCCTCAg AATCGGCTGACAGAAATGGAGCGGCAGCTGTGTTATTCCGCCAGTCTTCTCTGTTATCTCAGCGTGATCACGCACTTGCAAACATAAACAGATCAGCTAACAGGGGAGCTAGCCCTTCAGGCAGTGCTGGCAGCGAGATCTCTTACCATGCTGACACAAACCCAGTGTCAAATTCACACTCAATCACATCGGTAGCGCAgttcagtagcagcagcagtgggGATTCAGTTTATAGGAGCTTCCGAAGAGATAGTTTCCCAGACACCTCTGACCTGCAGGCAGCAGTCTCAGAAGTTGCAACAAACCTCGAGCACTCTCATGACAAG gatgatctgaagcttcaaatTGAGAGTATGAAGGTCAAACTGCGACATCTTCAGAAGCTTCACGAGTGTGCTCATACCGAACCGGTTGACTCCACCCAGAAA TTACACAACAACTTGGGCATCCAGCGTGTCGCGGACGAAGTCAAACTTCGAGAGATTGACCTGACAGAAGAAATGGTGAGGAGATTGCTAAGGCGAATggagagagaagaagaggaggcggCCGAAAGAGAAGCTCAACCTATACAAAGCTCTTCTGAACATAAAGCAACAGAGGGTGATGGTGATCACCAAACTGCTGGAGAGATCAACACAGGACTGAAAAGTGCCGGACGATGTTTAACCAAGTATAATAGGTACTCATGGGAGCATATCCAAGCGGCGACTTCGTCGTTTTCGAGTGATCTTGTGATTGGTAAGGGGACATATGGAACAGTCTACAAAGCTAAGTTTCAGCATACAGTTGCAGCAGTGAAAGTTCTGAACTCCCTGGAAGGTTTTGGAACTCAGCAGTTACAGCAGGAG CTGGAGGTCCTGGGCAAGATCCGGCACCCTCACCTGTTGCTGCTGCTGGGCGCGTGCCCGGAGCGCGGCTGCGTGGTGTACGAGTACATGGAGAATGGCAGCCTAGACGACGCACTCCACCGCGGCAACGGCACGCCGCCGCTCGCCTGGTACGATCGTGTCCGCGTCGCCTGGGAGGTGGCCACCGCCGTCGCGTTCCTCCACAGCGCCAGGCCGGACCCAATCATCCACCGCGACCTCAAGCCGGCCAATATCCTGCTCGACCGGAACCTCGCCAGCAAGGTCGGCGACGTTGGCCTCTCCACGGCGCTGCTCCGCCACCCAGgccctggaggaggaggaggccagcaGCAGTCGACGATGGTGAGGAACACGGCGCCGGTGGGCACGTTCTGCTACATCGACCCGGAGTACCAGCGGACTGGCGCCGTGTCGGCCAAGTCGGACGTGTACGCGCTCGGCGTGGTGGTGCTGCAGCTGCTCACGGGGCGCACGTCGCCGCTGGGGCTCGCCCATGCCATGGAGACCGCGCTGGAGGAAGACGGCGATGATTCCTCCTTCGCGGAGATGCTGGACGCGGCCGCCGGGGAGTGGCCGCCGGAGGAGGCACGGGAGCTGGCCTTGCTGGCGCTGCAGTGCGCGGAGATGCGGCGCAAGGACCGGCCCGGGCTACACGAGCACGTCCTCCCGGCGCTGGAGCGGATCAAGGGCGTCGCAGCCAGGGCCGCCAGGGAGACGAAGGCCCTTTTTCTCCGGTCGGTGTCAGCTGCGGCCGCGGGGGCGCCCGGGCATTTCCTCTGCCCCATTCTTCAGGAAATCATGGAGGACCCATGCGTCGCCGCCGACGGGTACACGTACGACCGGAAGGCGATCGAGACGTGGGTGAGCATGAAGGACAAGTCACCGATGACCAACCTGCGGCTGCCGAGCAGGAGCCTCATCCCCAACCACTCGCTCCGGTCAGCGATCATGGACTGGAGGTCCAAAAACACATGA